The following nucleotide sequence is from Pseudomonadota bacterium.
ATGAATAGGATTATGCATTATTTTGTTTATCAGGGCATTTTTCATCCTGCCCAAAGCTTGCCTGTCACTATCCGAAAGCCTGTCAGAAAGATTGATGGATTGCATGGTTTTATCAATTTCTTCTGATACGATTAAATCAATTTTATTTCTTAATTCTACAATGGTAGGAACAGCGCCAAGATTGTCATACCATTTTTTAAAGCTTATAACCGCTTCATCAATAATTCTTTCACCCTTGATGGCCTCTTTATTTCTATCTTCGATATTCTCATCAATAACACCATTTAAATCATCTATATCATACACATAAGTATTATTAATCTTATTTATTGCAGGATCAATATCTCTTGGAACTGCGATATCAATAAAGAAAAGAGGACGGTTTTTTCTGCCGGGCATTATATGCTTTACCTGATCTTTTGTAATTATTATATCGGGGGAACCTGTTGAGCTTATAATAATATCCACCTGTTTAATAAATTCGGGGATCTCCTCAAAAGAAATAACATTGCCACCGAATCTTCTTGCAAGCTCAAAACCGTTTTTTAATGTTCTGTTGGCTATAAAAATTTCTTTTACTTTGTTTCTGATAAGATGCTCAACAGCAAGTTCAGCCATTTCTCCTGCACCTATCAAAAGTACTTTCTTTTCTTCGAGCAATCCGAAAATTTTACGGGCAAGCTCAATTGCAGCATAGCTTATAGAAACGGCATGGCCACCGATTCCGGTTTCGGTTCTTACTCTTTTTGCCGTAAAAAAAGTTCTATGAAGAAGCCTGTTTAATATCACTCCGGAAGTTTTTCTTATTGTAGCAATATTGTAAGCTTCTTTTATCTGCCCTAAAATCTGAGGCTCGCCTATCATCATGGAATCAAGACTGGATGCAACCCTGAATATGTGGCGAACGGCTTCTTCGCCTTCGTAAACATAAATTGCTTGTTCGAATTTGGTAAGAGGTACGTTTTTAAATGCCGAAAGTTGTTTTTTTGCCGTATCAACCGCTATTGCTTTATCATTAACCGCCATTAATATTTCAACACGATTGCATGTTGAAAAAAGCACGACTTCATTTATTGAATCCGCTTCTTTAATGGCGTCAAGCATAGCCGCTGTTTCGTTTTTTGAAACAGCAAGGCACTCTCTTATTTCCACCGGAGCGGTTTTATGATTTAATCCAAGCAATACAATTTCAAGCATATATATTTCAAGCACCCGGTATTATCTTGTGAATACTACGTGATGCCCTTTCAGAAGAAAGTTAACTCCAAAAAAAGTAAAAAGTACAACCACAAATCCAATAATAGCCATTATCGCAGCTTTTCTTCCTCTCCAGCCGATAGTCAAGCGACCATGAAGAAGTGCCGCATATAACAACCATGTTATGCCGGCCCAAACCTCTTTAGGATCCCAGCTCCAGAATTTTCCCCAGACTACCTTGGCGTAAGCAAAGCCGGTTATAAGTCCTGCGGTAAGCAAAGTAAAACCGGCTATTATGCAGGCGTAACCGATACTGTCAAGCAAATTAAGCGAAGGAAGCCGCTTGTAAAAAAAGCCGTGCTTTTTTTTCTTGATGGCATTTTCCTGGGCAATGTACAAAAGACCCAATCCACAGGCCAGCGCAAAAGCGGAATGGCCGATAAATATTGAAACAACATGCATTATCAGCCAGATACTATTGAAAATCGGTTGTGATTCAACATATTTTCCGGAAGCAAGCATCGCAGCAACAAGAGATAAAGCAGCGAGAAAAGCGGCATATCCGCCAAGAATTTTAATTTTAAATTTGTAATGAAAAGCAAAATAAACCCCGGCAATCGCCCAACCTGTAATAAGAAGTGTTTCATGTAAATTTCTCACAGGCAATTGGCCTGTTTTTGCGTAATGATAACCTATCAGTATTGAATTGCAAAAAAAGCCTATTGCAAGAAATATGTGGCCAAGCCTGTGAAAATACTGCTTCTGTAGAAATAAAAATAAAATATATCCCGCAGCGCTTAATATATACAGCAAACTGGTTATAATTATCAGATCATTCATTTGTTATACCGTGGTCTTTTGGCTTTGTAAGGTCATAAAATTCAAATCCTTTTCCAAGAACTTCAAAAAGAACGGAATTAATCTTATCGGTGTCAGAATCTTTTATCATCTGAACAAGATTTTTGTCTATCAGTTCTTCAAAAAGATGCTTATGAGCTTCAGGTTCGTGTTTTGTACTTAGAAGTTTTTTCCTGACAGCTCCCATAAGTTTTAAAAACCGGGCATATTCATCGCCATATTGTTTTTCAAGATCTTTTCTTATTTTTTTTGCAAATGCAGGGCTTTTCCCCGAAGTTGAAACAGCTATTACAAGATCGCCTCTTTTTACAAGCGCCGGAAGAATGAAATTACAGGCTTCGGGCCTGTCGGCAACATTGCATAACATATTTAACTTTTTCGCATCCATACTTACCTGCCTGTTAAGTGTCTCATTATCAGTTGCGCAAATAACAAGAAACATTTTGTTAAGGTCGGACTCAACATAGGCACGTTTTTTTAATGTAACTAACCCGGTTTCTGCAAGATTTAACAGATTATTGCTTACGGCAAGGCTTACGACAGTCACTAAAGCGCCACAATCCAAAAGAGTCATGACTTTACGTGTGCCAACATCTCCACCTCCCACCACAAGACATGGCCGATTTTTAATATCAAGATTTACCGGATAATATCTCACCCGATTTTTGTCTCCTCTACATTCATTATTTCTTATTCAATATTCAGTATTCAAATGGCTTTATTTTAATTTAGTTTATGCTTATATGACTTACCCCGGCAGATATATCTTCATCAGATCTTCGGCTATTATAAGATCGCCGGGATAGGTTTTTTTGCATTGAGCCCTGATATCAACCTTGTCACATTCCGGGTACAAATGAGTTAAAATAAGCTTTTTAACCTTTGCTTTGGCAGCTATCTTACCGGCAACCGAAGGTGTTAAATGCCCATTAACTTTTAATTCATCCGGAAGAGCAGATTCGCAGATCAATAAATCCGCATTGTAAGAAATTTCAATCAGGTTATCACAATAATCAGTATCACCCGAATAAACAATACTGCAACCATTGCTTCCGGTAACTTTATACGCAAGGCTTTCTTCGTTGTGTTCTACCGGCAAATATTCTAAAACAGCATCATCTAATCGCATATCTTTTTTATAAGTATCAAGTTCAATTATATTTAAAACACAAGGCATAAGATCTATCCAGTTGCCAAATACTGCTTTAAGTCCGGCATAAAAATTTAATACCCCTTGCCCGCCGATTATAGACAAAGGCATTTTACGTTTGCTGCCGTCAGGATATTTATTGGCAAAAAGAAAAGATATTAATTCTCCTGTATGATCGGGATGAAAATGACTTATTAAAATATGTGATATGTCATATATTTGGGTGCCGTTTTCAAGAAGCCTTCTTATAGTGCCTGCACCACAGTCAATGAGAATTTTTGTTTTTCCCGTTTCTATCAAAACGGAACAGGAGCTTCTCTTAAGTGACGGGACACAAGTTCCGGAACCTAGTATTGTAACCAACATCTCTTTATAGTCAGAATCAGCTACTTCTTTCGGGGCTTTTTTTCTATCCTGGTGATTATCCACTTTAAAACCATTTCATCGTTTGCAAGGTCAATATTATCCTTTAAAGCTGAAACAGGAAATTCTGCCCTTGCCATACTTTTGTGTCCCCCGGCAGAGCCTAAATTACCGAAAGCTTCTTTTGCAACTTTGCCGGCGTTTTTTCGTAAACCATCGTTTCTTAAAATAACCACAAGAACATCATTATATATGCCGGAGACTATGCTCCATTGTATATAGCTGACTTTCATAAAGAAATCTGCCAGAAGTACACAGATATCAGGATTAACAACTTGTCCTGCATGAACAAATATTTTCCCTTTACGCTTTTTCATG
It contains:
- the hemA gene encoding glutamyl-tRNA reductase encodes the protein MLEIVLLGLNHKTAPVEIRECLAVSKNETAAMLDAIKEADSINEVVLFSTCNRVEILMAVNDKAIAVDTAKKQLSAFKNVPLTKFEQAIYVYEGEEAVRHIFRVASSLDSMMIGEPQILGQIKEAYNIATIRKTSGVILNRLLHRTFFTAKRVRTETGIGGHAVSISYAAIELARKIFGLLEEKKVLLIGAGEMAELAVEHLIRNKVKEIFIANRTLKNGFELARRFGGNVISFEEIPEFIKQVDIIISSTGSPDIIITKDQVKHIMPGRKNRPLFFIDIAVPRDIDPAINKINNTYVYDIDDLNGVIDENIEDRNKEAIKGERIIDEAVISFKKWYDNLGAVPTIVELRNKIDLIVSEEIDKTMQSINLSDRLSDSDRQALGRMKNALINKIMHNPIHLLKRDGCHPSNSIYIDVVRKLFKLDD
- the ccsB gene encoding c-type cytochrome biogenesis protein CcsB, with the protein product MNDLIIITSLLYILSAAGYILFLFLQKQYFHRLGHIFLAIGFFCNSILIGYHYAKTGQLPVRNLHETLLITGWAIAGVYFAFHYKFKIKILGGYAAFLAALSLVAAMLASGKYVESQPIFNSIWLIMHVVSIFIGHSAFALACGLGLLYIAQENAIKKKKHGFFYKRLPSLNLLDSIGYACIIAGFTLLTAGLITGFAYAKVVWGKFWSWDPKEVWAGITWLLYAALLHGRLTIGWRGRKAAIMAIIGFVVVLFTFFGVNFLLKGHHVVFTR
- a CDS encoding ribonuclease Z, whose translation is MLVTILGSGTCVPSLKRSSCSVLIETGKTKILIDCGAGTIRRLLENGTQIYDISHILISHFHPDHTGELISFLFANKYPDGSKRKMPLSIIGGQGVLNFYAGLKAVFGNWIDLMPCVLNIIELDTYKKDMRLDDAVLEYLPVEHNEESLAYKVTGSNGCSIVYSGDTDYCDNLIEISYNADLLICESALPDELKVNGHLTPSVAGKIAAKAKVKKLILTHLYPECDKVDIRAQCKKTYPGDLIIAEDLMKIYLPG
- a CDS encoding bifunctional precorrin-2 dehydrogenase/sirohydrochlorin ferrochelatase, with the protein product MRYYPVNLDIKNRPCLVVGGGDVGTRKVMTLLDCGALVTVVSLAVSNNLLNLAETGLVTLKKRAYVESDLNKMFLVICATDNETLNRQVSMDAKKLNMLCNVADRPEACNFILPALVKRGDLVIAVSTSGKSPAFAKKIRKDLEKQYGDEYARFLKLMGAVRKKLLSTKHEPEAHKHLFEELIDKNLVQMIKDSDTDKINSVLFEVLGKGFEFYDLTKPKDHGITNE